A stretch of Caenorhabditis elegans chromosome IV DNA encodes these proteins:
- the mgl-3 gene encoding G-protein coupled receptors family 3 profile domain-containing protein (Partially confirmed by transcript evidence): MASGRELCYCMMSGIGMCYTLTFFLVSQPTVITCSMTRILMGLSMSAIYAAIITKTNRLARVFKPDSAQRPRFITPKAQVGICMGIVSVQLIGTFVWILFDPPGTMIVFPTRTEAVLTCKATTSHLLISLLYNILLIVACTVYAFKTRKIPENFNETRHIGFTMYSTCILWLAFGPIYFATQSDFRIQITSLCMCISLSGTVALICFFAPKVYIVLFQPYKNVRTRQSAVGRLVNQQMRFMSQLTYNPDGCNSYQPMSSNQSYKPSISAEESSHTSNAQVQQPTRAIPPHVIEQLAASLPISDKNDLVKKLSLQDKFFNNNNNNENSEEIRRRRPSSVHTVGAVTNGSSVAHIPPRSYTDEPKSSMIRQDTAKSRTSLAESHQVDLILEEIAADTNSTFL; this comes from the exons atggCATCTGGAAGAGAGCTATGTTATTGTATGATGTCTGGAATTGGAATGTGCTAcactttgacatttttcttgGTTTCTCAGCCGACTGTTATCACATGCTCAATGACTCGG ATTCTAATGGGTCTATCAATGTCAGCCATTTATGCAGCAATCATCACAAAAACTAATCGACTTGCACGAGTATTCAAACCAGATTCTGCACAAAGACCGAGGTTTATCACTCCAAAAGCTCAG GTTGGAATTTGCATGGGAATAGTATCTGTTCAACTGATCGGAACATTTGTCTGGATACTATTCGATCCACCTGGCACAATGATTGTATTTCCAACAAGAACTGAAGCAGTATTAACTTGTAAAGCAACAACTTCTCATCTCCTTATATCTCTGCTCTACAACATTTTGCTAATTGTCGCCTGCACTGTGTATGCCTTCAAAACACGGAAAAtaccggaaaatttcaatgaaacacGACATATTGGATTTACAATGTATTCCACGTGTATTCTTTGGCTTGCATTCGGTCCGATTTATTTTGCGACACAGAGTGATTTCAGG attcaaataACATCATTGTGCATGTGCATATCACTTTCTGGAACAGTTGCACTTATTTGCTTTTTTGCTCCAAAG GTCTACATAGTTCTCTTCCAACCATACAAAAATGTGAGGACCCGTCAATCAGCTGTTGGACGACTCGTAAATCAACAAATGAGGTTTATGAG CCAATTGACCTACAACCCCGATGGATGCAACTCATATCAACCGATGTCTTCCAACCAATCCTATAAACCTAGTA TTTCAGCAGAGGAGAGTTCTCACACGAGCAACGCTCAGGTACAACAGCCAACTCGAGCGATCCCTCCGCATGTAATTGAACAATTGGCAGCGAGTCTACCGATTAGTGATAAAAATGATTTGG tgaaaaagttGTCACTCCAAGACAAATTCTTCAACAATAACAATAATAACGAGAACAGTGAAGAGATTCGTCGTCGTCGTCCGAGCAGTGTTCATACAGTCGGAGCAGTTACAAATGGCTCATCAGTTGCTCATATTCCACCAAGAAGCTACACAGATGAACCAAAATCATCAATGATTCGGCAGGACACTGCAAAGAGTAGAACAAGTCTTGCAGAATCTCATCAAGTTGACcttattctggaagaaattgCAGCCGACACTAATTCCACTTTTCTTTGA
- the mgl-3 gene encoding G-protein coupled receptors family 3 profile domain-containing protein (Partially confirmed by transcript evidence) — MASGRELCYCMMSGIGMCYTLTFFLVSQPTVITCSMTRILMGLSMSAIYAAIITKTNRLARVFKPDSAQRPRFITPKAQVGICMGIVSVQLIGTFVWILFDPPGTMIVFPTRTEAVLTCKATTSHLLISLLYNILLIVACTVYAFKTRKIPENFNETRHIGFTMYSTCILWLAFGPIYFATQSDFRIQITSLCMCISLSGTVALICFFAPKVYIVLFQPYKNVRTRQSAVGRLVNQQMRFMSQLTYNPDGCNSYQPMSSNQSYKPSTEESSHTSNAQVQQPTRAIPPHVIEQLAASLPISDKNDLVKKLSLQDKFFNNNNNNENSEEIRRRRPSSVHTVGAVTNGSSVAHIPPRSYTDEPKSSMIRQDTAKSRTSLAESHQVDLILEEIAADTNSTFL; from the exons atggCATCTGGAAGAGAGCTATGTTATTGTATGATGTCTGGAATTGGAATGTGCTAcactttgacatttttcttgGTTTCTCAGCCGACTGTTATCACATGCTCAATGACTCGG ATTCTAATGGGTCTATCAATGTCAGCCATTTATGCAGCAATCATCACAAAAACTAATCGACTTGCACGAGTATTCAAACCAGATTCTGCACAAAGACCGAGGTTTATCACTCCAAAAGCTCAG GTTGGAATTTGCATGGGAATAGTATCTGTTCAACTGATCGGAACATTTGTCTGGATACTATTCGATCCACCTGGCACAATGATTGTATTTCCAACAAGAACTGAAGCAGTATTAACTTGTAAAGCAACAACTTCTCATCTCCTTATATCTCTGCTCTACAACATTTTGCTAATTGTCGCCTGCACTGTGTATGCCTTCAAAACACGGAAAAtaccggaaaatttcaatgaaacacGACATATTGGATTTACAATGTATTCCACGTGTATTCTTTGGCTTGCATTCGGTCCGATTTATTTTGCGACACAGAGTGATTTCAGG attcaaataACATCATTGTGCATGTGCATATCACTTTCTGGAACAGTTGCACTTATTTGCTTTTTTGCTCCAAAG GTCTACATAGTTCTCTTCCAACCATACAAAAATGTGAGGACCCGTCAATCAGCTGTTGGACGACTCGTAAATCAACAAATGAGGTTTATGAG CCAATTGACCTACAACCCCGATGGATGCAACTCATATCAACCGATGTCTTCCAACCAATCCTATAAACCTAGTA CAGAGGAGAGTTCTCACACGAGCAACGCTCAGGTACAACAGCCAACTCGAGCGATCCCTCCGCATGTAATTGAACAATTGGCAGCGAGTCTACCGATTAGTGATAAAAATGATTTGG tgaaaaagttGTCACTCCAAGACAAATTCTTCAACAATAACAATAATAACGAGAACAGTGAAGAGATTCGTCGTCGTCGTCCGAGCAGTGTTCATACAGTCGGAGCAGTTACAAATGGCTCATCAGTTGCTCATATTCCACCAAGAAGCTACACAGATGAACCAAAATCATCAATGATTCGGCAGGACACTGCAAAGAGTAGAACAAGTCTTGCAGAATCTCATCAAGTTGACcttattctggaagaaattgCAGCCGACACTAATTCCACTTTTCTTTGA